The proteins below are encoded in one region of Arthrobacter sp. CJ23:
- a CDS encoding helix-turn-helix domain-containing protein yields the protein MTLTAEQKRQTARKHYNASLDLCPARQLLEAISSKWVTLVMLSLQDGQQRHSELRKQIPGASQKMLTSTLRSLERDGLVLRHVTVSVPVRTDYELTPRGHSLLRIIFDMKEWAEEHMDDVAVSRMEHDRHRLAFS from the coding sequence ATGACACTTACGGCTGAACAGAAACGACAGACGGCCCGGAAGCACTACAACGCTTCGTTGGACCTTTGCCCGGCACGTCAACTGCTGGAGGCCATCAGCAGCAAATGGGTCACGCTGGTGATGCTGTCCTTGCAGGATGGGCAGCAACGCCACAGCGAGCTGCGCAAACAGATTCCCGGAGCCAGCCAGAAAATGCTGACGTCCACCCTGCGCTCCCTCGAACGTGACGGACTGGTTTTGCGGCATGTCACCGTGTCCGTTCCCGTGCGCACCGACTACGAGCTCACGCCTCGCGGCCACTCGCTTCTCCGGATCATCTTCGACATGAAGGAATGGGCCGAGGAGCACATGGATGACGTGGCGGTTTCCCGCATGGAGCACGACCGCCACCGGCTCGCCTTCAGCTAG
- a CDS encoding helix-turn-helix transcriptional regulator, whose amino-acid sequence MRTDQQTSSQAQSKQAQSKQARSLQARSNHARLGEFFRTRREQTRPEDVGLPASSRRRTPGLRREEVAVLANVGVSWYTWLEQGRAIGASEEILDAISNALQLGAEDRTHVRRLASGRRPPQGAAGSPAGHSGVQGHGRPGARPGGLPFDADGGQLALLQQLVDAIANPSYVADPFWTVVAMNSAAADIFDTRVGESCLQRFFTDPELARPHVHKEMMARSMVAQFRAQSAKFPDDPRFDAMARKLGEVSETFRELWQRQVVGDSYHVDVVYDHESLGRLSFAPMALGVPQFPSLRLFTYLPKSGTGTQAALSGLNRKAAISP is encoded by the coding sequence ATGCGCACCGATCAGCAGACTTCCAGCCAGGCCCAGTCCAAGCAGGCCCAGTCCAAGCAGGCACGGTCCCTTCAAGCCCGGTCCAACCATGCCCGCCTCGGCGAGTTCTTCCGCACGCGCCGGGAACAGACCCGCCCCGAGGATGTCGGCTTGCCTGCCAGCTCCCGACGCCGGACTCCCGGACTCAGGCGCGAAGAGGTCGCCGTCCTGGCGAACGTCGGGGTCTCCTGGTACACGTGGTTGGAGCAGGGCCGGGCCATCGGTGCCTCGGAGGAAATCCTCGACGCGATTTCGAACGCCCTCCAGCTCGGCGCTGAGGACCGGACACACGTCCGGCGGCTCGCCTCGGGTCGCCGCCCGCCCCAGGGAGCGGCCGGCAGCCCGGCCGGCCACTCGGGAGTCCAGGGTCACGGCCGGCCCGGCGCCCGTCCCGGCGGACTTCCCTTCGACGCCGACGGCGGCCAGCTCGCCCTTCTGCAGCAACTGGTGGACGCCATCGCGAACCCCAGCTACGTCGCGGACCCCTTCTGGACCGTTGTCGCCATGAATTCTGCCGCCGCGGACATCTTCGATACCCGGGTTGGTGAAAGCTGCCTGCAACGGTTCTTCACGGATCCGGAGCTCGCCCGGCCGCATGTGCACAAGGAGATGATGGCCCGCTCCATGGTGGCCCAGTTCCGGGCGCAGTCAGCCAAATTTCCGGACGACCCCCGGTTCGACGCCATGGCACGAAAGCTGGGCGAGGTGTCCGAAACCTTCCGAGAGCTGTGGCAACGCCAAGTGGTGGGCGATTCCTACCACGTGGACGTGGTCTACGACCACGAGTCACTGGGCCGGCTCAGCTTCGCCCCCATGGCCCTGGGCGTCCCGCAGTTTCCGTCCCTCCGGTTGTTCACGTACTTGCCCAAGAGCGGAACCGGGACGCAGGCAGCCCTTTCGGGGCTGAACAGGAAAGCCGCGATCTCCCCCTAG
- a CDS encoding DUF262 domain-containing protein — protein MTSKADTLPEEEWYEGQRLGVEVEDEGEIEFGLQEGPKPWDPEKIRVTTKTFSLRHILDMIDNRDLDLAPDFQRKFVWRSKQKSRLIESLFLQIPMPAFYFSEDTDGLLRVVDGLQRLTTIHSFARGAGFVLKDLEYLSAQEGLRFDALPAVLQRRLLNAQIVANVIDPSTPSEVKYDIFARINTGGAPLNAMEIRHCMSKDRSRSFLKRCTESNAFREATDNALYDHIRMQDREAVLRFCAFRLLGDLDKYEKFGSLERLLSWANETLDDQKLLSDSELQRLFEDFERAMVNAKTIFGRHAFRKWPRGESRLSPINRPLLESWGMVLADHDRSEIKAMAHQIASSARSRMTDDYSYLESITTSTSHPGRVRTRFATAQMILEEALRAE, from the coding sequence ATGACCAGCAAAGCAGACACTCTCCCCGAAGAAGAGTGGTACGAGGGACAGCGTCTCGGCGTGGAGGTTGAAGACGAGGGGGAGATTGAGTTTGGCCTACAAGAAGGACCTAAGCCGTGGGATCCCGAAAAGATCCGCGTCACCACCAAGACTTTTTCGCTTCGGCATATCCTTGATATGATCGATAACCGCGATCTGGACCTCGCCCCCGACTTTCAAAGGAAGTTTGTTTGGCGGTCTAAGCAGAAGTCCCGTCTAATTGAGAGCCTCTTCCTCCAGATTCCAATGCCAGCGTTCTACTTCTCAGAGGACACTGATGGTCTTCTTAGGGTTGTAGACGGCCTTCAGCGACTGACAACCATTCATTCATTTGCCCGTGGTGCAGGCTTTGTCTTGAAGGATCTTGAATACCTATCAGCACAAGAGGGCCTTCGCTTTGACGCCTTGCCGGCAGTGCTTCAAAGAAGGCTGCTGAATGCTCAAATTGTTGCAAATGTAATTGACCCTTCAACGCCAAGCGAAGTCAAGTATGACATTTTTGCTAGGATCAATACTGGTGGAGCACCGCTCAATGCCATGGAAATTCGTCATTGCATGAGCAAGGATCGAAGCCGCTCCTTCCTCAAGCGTTGCACGGAGAGCAACGCTTTTCGCGAAGCAACTGATAATGCACTCTACGATCACATCCGGATGCAGGATCGCGAGGCAGTATTGCGTTTCTGCGCTTTCCGCCTACTTGGCGACTTAGATAAGTATGAGAAGTTTGGTTCCCTGGAGCGCCTCCTCTCCTGGGCGAACGAGACGCTTGACGATCAAAAGTTGCTTTCCGACAGCGAACTCCAACGCCTCTTTGAAGACTTTGAACGAGCCATGGTTAATGCCAAGACAATTTTTGGACGGCACGCATTCAGAAAATGGCCACGAGGGGAGAGCCGCCTCAGCCCAATCAATCGCCCACTGCTGGAAAGCTGGGGAATGGTGCTGGCGGACCATGACCGGTCAGAGATCAAGGCAATGGCCCACCAGATTGCTTCAAGCGCACGGTCAAGAATGACAGATGACTACTCGTACTTGGAAAGCATTACGACATCCACCTCTCATCCAGGCCGAGTGCGCACTCGCTTCGCTACGGCCCAGATGATTCTGGAAGAGGCCCTACGTGCTGAGTAG
- a CDS encoding helix-turn-helix domain-containing protein: MFTSIHRALGAAPGPLTSQMIEQLVEQHVEEAADLDFKQILPIGKGEWRDETAKDFAAMANSGGGVVLYGIAEERGRGTAKKIEPMKVNEADIRSLTQIAYTLVHPPLMDIQPVKIADPQQPDRSVLAMVVPPSAESPHMYWKKEAFLAPVRHGSDTRWMDERQIEQAFSERFEGRRRRQADLVEFYDETLAHISPQRKVCFVAVASPASVKGMIGYPSEVGSARDFFDSALPSVKEFIRSESSAMDNFSASPAIGLRRWRWLAKYQSGQTNHLLELHRDGSVALVVDIGGEIISDRGNAGHAVTSAWKPETTSLSVEFAMAGLGMFLSAVAQRTRNDGGYEVRAGLTWDAGSDGTLPLEMYLSHGRLSHASRPEILRRFAPVQGLLRARRSSELRADLHLVCRDMLNQAGLDEINYLRDN; the protein is encoded by the coding sequence ATGTTCACCTCCATCCACCGGGCCCTGGGCGCGGCCCCGGGCCCCCTCACCTCGCAGATGATCGAGCAGCTCGTTGAGCAGCACGTTGAAGAAGCGGCCGACCTCGACTTCAAGCAGATCCTGCCTATCGGAAAAGGCGAATGGAGGGACGAGACAGCCAAAGATTTCGCGGCCATGGCCAACTCCGGGGGTGGCGTAGTGCTCTACGGTATTGCCGAAGAGCGTGGGCGTGGCACTGCGAAGAAAATCGAACCGATGAAGGTCAATGAGGCCGACATACGGTCACTGACGCAGATTGCTTACACGTTGGTACACCCTCCGCTCATGGACATCCAGCCGGTCAAGATCGCGGATCCACAGCAACCCGATCGCAGCGTGCTCGCGATGGTGGTGCCGCCAAGCGCCGAGTCGCCCCACATGTACTGGAAGAAGGAGGCGTTTCTAGCGCCGGTTCGTCACGGCTCGGACACCCGCTGGATGGATGAGCGCCAAATTGAACAGGCTTTTAGCGAACGTTTCGAGGGCAGACGAAGACGCCAGGCAGATCTGGTCGAATTCTACGATGAGACCCTGGCGCACATCTCGCCTCAAAGGAAGGTGTGCTTCGTCGCCGTCGCTTCACCCGCGAGCGTGAAGGGCATGATCGGCTATCCCTCGGAAGTCGGGAGCGCGAGGGACTTCTTCGACTCCGCCTTGCCAAGTGTCAAAGAGTTCATCCGTTCGGAGTCCTCCGCCATGGACAACTTCAGTGCGTCCCCCGCCATAGGACTACGCCGATGGCGATGGCTGGCCAAATATCAATCTGGGCAAACGAACCACCTGTTGGAACTCCATAGAGATGGATCGGTGGCTTTGGTTGTGGACATCGGCGGCGAGATCATCAGTGACCGTGGCAACGCAGGTCATGCAGTCACAAGCGCGTGGAAGCCAGAAACTACGAGTCTGTCCGTCGAATTCGCAATGGCAGGGCTTGGTATGTTTCTTTCGGCTGTCGCGCAACGAACTCGGAACGACGGCGGGTACGAAGTCCGTGCCGGGCTCACTTGGGACGCAGGCTCCGACGGAACTCTCCCACTGGAGATGTACCTGTCCCACGGCAGGCTAAGTCACGCATCACGTCCCGAAATTCTCCGGCGATTCGCGCCTGTTCAAGGGCTACTCCGAGCGCGGAGGTCAAGTGAACTGCGGGCGGACTTGCATCTAGTCTGCCGTGACATGTTGAATCAGGCTGGACTCGATGAAATCAACTATCTCAGGGACAACTAG
- a CDS encoding ABC transporter ATP-binding protein, which produces MSGQHRPPSGATPGRGGSSSGGTGPAPNTGTAVVERIPRPAAGPGRGGPFAGMNVPAEKAMNFLPSAKRLLGTLHPERLWLALVLVLAVASVTFSVIGPRLLGEGTNLIFAGVVSKQLPAGVGKAEVIAGLRAAGENAKADMLSAMDLNPGVGIDFAALSSVLLWVLVLYVLASAFGWVQAYILNGVVQRTVYRLREQIEAKINRLPLRYFDSVQRGELLSRVTNDVDNISQSLQQSISQAVTSLLTVAGVLLMMFLLSPVLAVLALVTVPLTLVTTALIAKRSQKLFVAQWKNTGELNGQIEETYTGHALVKVFGRQREVEERFRQKNAELFAASFGAQFISGLIMPAMTFIGNLVYVGIAVVGGLQVASGAMQLGDVQAFIQYSRQFTMPLAQLGSMANLLQSGVASAERVFELLDTPEESADPDPPAVPVGGRGRLVFENISFSYSADKPLISDLNLVAEPGQTIAIVGPTGAGKTTLVNLMMRFYELDAGRITLDGVDVATMSRYELRSRMGMVLQDTWLFGGTIRDNIAYGRPDASEAEILEAATATYVDRFVHSLPEGYDTLLEDEGSNVSAGEKQLLTIARAFLSRPSVLILDEATSSVDTRTEVLVQQAMRALRSDRTSFVIAHRLSTIRDADLILVMESGQIVEQGTHASLLEAGEAYARLYEAQFAAPVAEV; this is translated from the coding sequence ATGAGCGGGCAGCACCGCCCGCCGTCGGGCGCTACCCCCGGGAGGGGCGGAAGCAGCAGCGGTGGAACCGGACCCGCCCCGAATACCGGGACCGCCGTCGTCGAGCGCATACCCCGCCCGGCCGCCGGACCGGGCCGCGGCGGACCGTTCGCCGGAATGAACGTCCCGGCTGAGAAGGCCATGAACTTCCTGCCGTCCGCCAAGAGGCTGCTGGGCACCCTGCATCCCGAGCGGCTGTGGCTGGCCCTGGTCCTGGTGCTGGCCGTGGCGAGCGTGACGTTCTCGGTGATCGGCCCGCGGCTGCTGGGCGAGGGCACCAACCTGATCTTCGCCGGCGTGGTGTCCAAACAGCTGCCCGCCGGGGTGGGCAAGGCCGAGGTGATCGCGGGACTGCGGGCCGCCGGCGAGAACGCGAAAGCGGACATGCTCAGCGCCATGGACCTGAACCCCGGCGTCGGGATCGACTTCGCGGCGCTGTCCTCCGTGCTCCTGTGGGTGCTGGTGCTGTATGTGCTGGCGTCCGCGTTCGGCTGGGTGCAGGCGTACATCCTCAACGGCGTCGTGCAGCGGACCGTGTACCGGCTGCGCGAGCAGATCGAGGCGAAGATCAACCGCCTCCCGCTGCGCTACTTCGACTCGGTGCAGCGCGGCGAGCTGCTCAGCCGGGTGACCAACGACGTCGACAACATCTCGCAAAGCCTCCAGCAGTCCATCAGCCAGGCCGTCACCTCGCTGCTGACCGTGGCCGGCGTGCTGCTGATGATGTTCCTGCTCTCGCCCGTGCTGGCGGTGCTTGCGCTGGTGACGGTGCCGCTGACGCTGGTGACCACGGCGCTGATCGCCAAGCGCTCGCAGAAGCTGTTCGTGGCGCAGTGGAAGAACACTGGCGAGCTGAACGGGCAGATCGAGGAGACCTACACCGGGCACGCGCTGGTGAAGGTGTTCGGACGGCAGCGCGAGGTGGAGGAGCGGTTCCGGCAGAAGAACGCCGAGCTGTTCGCCGCCAGCTTCGGCGCGCAGTTCATTTCCGGGCTGATCATGCCGGCCATGACGTTCATCGGGAACCTGGTCTATGTGGGGATCGCCGTGGTGGGTGGCCTGCAGGTGGCGTCCGGGGCGATGCAGCTGGGCGACGTGCAGGCCTTCATCCAGTACTCGCGCCAGTTCACCATGCCGCTCGCGCAGCTGGGCTCGATGGCCAACCTGCTGCAGTCCGGCGTGGCGTCCGCGGAGCGGGTGTTCGAACTGCTGGATACCCCGGAGGAGTCTGCTGATCCAGATCCTCCCGCTGTTCCTGTTGGCGGGCGGGGGCGGCTGGTGTTCGAGAACATCTCCTTCTCCTACTCGGCCGACAAGCCGCTGATTTCGGATTTGAACCTCGTGGCGGAGCCGGGGCAGACCATCGCGATCGTGGGGCCCACCGGGGCGGGCAAGACCACCCTGGTGAACCTGATGATGCGCTTCTATGAGCTGGACGCCGGGCGGATAACGCTCGACGGCGTGGACGTCGCCACCATGTCGCGGTACGAGCTGCGCTCGCGGATGGGCATGGTGCTGCAGGACACATGGCTGTTCGGCGGGACCATCCGGGACAACATCGCGTACGGCCGGCCCGATGCGTCCGAGGCGGAAATCCTGGAGGCGGCTACTGCCACCTATGTTGACCGCTTTGTGCACTCCCTGCCCGAAGGCTACGACACGCTTTTGGAGGACGAAGGCTCCAATGTGTCCGCCGGCGAGAAGCAGCTGCTGACGATCGCCCGGGCGTTCCTGTCCCGGCCGTCGGTGCTGATCCTGGACGAGGCCACTTCTTCAGTGGATACACGCACCGAGGTGCTGGTGCAGCAGGCGATGCGGGCCCTGCGCTCCGACCGGACTTCCTTTGTGATCGCGCACCGGCTGTCCACCATCCGCGACGCCGATCTCATCCTGGTGATGGAGTCCGGGCAGATCGTGGAGCAGGGAACGCACGCTTCCTTGCTGGAGGCGGGCGAGGCGTACGCGCGGCTGTACGAGGCCCAGTTCGCGGCGCCTGTGGCGGAGGTTTAG
- a CDS encoding DUF3696 domain-containing protein codes for MLSSLELHGFKRFSHLELALSPLSVLSGLNGSGKSTVLQSLVLAHQASLSPDSTVSLSSETGLDLGHAADLLNHESASGEFSVKITSAVPYEWVFDIGPTGDVPYLSILNRPQTPPEVFQGAAFIHLAAERIGPRTTHPSAYFRPDDAVVGFDGRYAAHTLAVCGRNEVPASLRHESETEVWTLRSQVEAWLSDMVGPTQVEATLVPKTNLVTLRIRKQNFSSEWLLPTNTGFGVSYCLPIIVAGLTSKPGGILIVDSPEAHLHPAGQSAIGRFLATVAASGVQVLIETHSDHVINGIRRHVASGGETKANSVLFHFFGEMGVDSITVDEGGRLSRWPEGFFDQMDKDLFAITTARK; via the coding sequence GTGCTGAGTAGCCTTGAATTGCATGGTTTCAAACGGTTCTCTCACCTTGAACTTGCGTTGTCCCCACTTAGCGTTCTGAGCGGATTGAACGGCAGCGGTAAGAGCACAGTGCTGCAGTCACTGGTCTTGGCTCATCAGGCCAGCCTTAGCCCAGACTCCACGGTCTCCTTATCCAGTGAAACCGGCCTAGATCTGGGCCATGCGGCTGACCTCCTCAATCACGAGAGCGCTTCCGGTGAGTTCTCAGTCAAAATAACGTCTGCAGTCCCATATGAATGGGTCTTTGACATCGGCCCCACAGGCGACGTCCCATACTTGAGCATCCTGAACCGGCCGCAGACCCCACCAGAAGTCTTCCAAGGCGCCGCATTCATACATTTGGCGGCAGAACGCATCGGTCCGCGAACAACCCATCCATCCGCCTATTTTCGGCCCGATGACGCCGTCGTCGGATTTGACGGCCGCTATGCCGCTCATACGCTGGCGGTATGTGGCCGGAACGAGGTTCCCGCATCTCTGAGGCACGAGTCTGAGACGGAAGTTTGGACCCTTAGATCTCAGGTCGAGGCTTGGCTTAGCGACATGGTGGGACCCACTCAAGTAGAAGCCACTCTGGTACCCAAGACCAACCTCGTCACGCTCCGCATTAGGAAGCAAAACTTCTCCTCAGAGTGGCTACTGCCCACGAATACCGGCTTTGGAGTCAGCTACTGCCTCCCGATCATTGTTGCTGGACTAACCTCGAAGCCTGGTGGAATCCTCATCGTGGACAGCCCCGAAGCCCATCTTCACCCGGCAGGACAGTCTGCGATAGGGCGCTTTCTGGCCACCGTGGCCGCCTCCGGGGTTCAGGTTCTCATCGAGACACATAGCGACCATGTTATTAATGGAATTCGACGGCACGTCGCCAGTGGCGGAGAAACTAAAGCGAACAGCGTTCTTTTCCACTTTTTCGGAGAGATGGGGGTCGATTCCATAACAGTCGATGAGGGCGGGCGGCTCAGTCGGTGGCCGGAAGGTTTCTTCGACCAGATGGACAAGGATCTCTTCGCCATTACGACGGCTCGCAAATGA
- a CDS encoding FMN-dependent NADH-azoreductase: MPTILHINASPRYANSDSLRLARHFIDSVQTAGAESFELETLNLFDDGALPVFGHVAAAAKMAVFTGQDQTPEQIAAWESARAVFEQFAAADAYVFNIPMWNAGVPYVLKQWIDIITQPGWSFGFDPAAGYRGLMEGKQALAIHTSGVYAPGVPAAFGSDFSSTFFADWLNFVGIEDATHVRFAPTVLNGDVEGTRKVAEADLSDAAIEFAGKLSAVGTLQLVND; encoded by the coding sequence ATGCCTACCATCCTCCACATCAACGCCTCTCCCCGCTACGCCAACAGCGACTCCCTGCGGCTGGCCCGGCACTTCATCGATTCCGTCCAGACTGCCGGTGCGGAGAGCTTTGAGCTGGAGACGCTGAACCTGTTCGACGACGGTGCCCTTCCTGTTTTCGGCCACGTCGCGGCTGCCGCCAAGATGGCTGTCTTCACCGGCCAGGACCAGACGCCGGAGCAGATCGCCGCGTGGGAATCCGCCCGTGCTGTCTTCGAGCAGTTCGCCGCCGCCGATGCCTACGTCTTCAACATCCCCATGTGGAACGCCGGCGTCCCCTACGTCCTGAAGCAGTGGATCGACATCATCACCCAGCCAGGCTGGAGCTTCGGTTTTGACCCCGCTGCTGGCTACCGCGGCCTCATGGAGGGCAAGCAGGCCCTCGCCATCCACACCAGCGGCGTCTACGCTCCCGGTGTTCCGGCAGCCTTCGGTTCCGACTTCAGCAGCACCTTCTTTGCTGACTGGCTGAACTTTGTTGGCATCGAGGACGCCACGCACGTCCGCTTCGCCCCCACGGTCCTCAACGGGGACGTGGAAGGCACCCGCAAGGTTGCCGAGGCCGACCTCAGCGACGCGGCCATCGAGTTCGCCGGCAAGCTCAGCGCCGTGGGAACCCTCCAGCTCGTCAACGACTAG
- a CDS encoding ABC transporter ATP-binding protein, translating into MLWKLLVQYLRPQRRLLIAVVVFQLAQSIASLYLPTLNADIIDEGVAKGDTGYILRLGGVMLLITLLQIACAITAVYFGAKAAMAVGRDLRGAVFTRVGEFSEQEVTRFGAPSLITRSTNDVQQVQQLVLMSCTMMVAAPMLSIGGVIMAIQQDVQLSWLIAVSVPVLLVCVGLIVVRMVPLFRLMQLRIDTVNRVLREQLAGIRVVRAFVREELETARFAQANDDVTEMALRAGRLMALMFPVVMLVLNVSSVAVIWFGSFRIEDGSMQVGTLIAFLSYLMQILMSVMMATFMAVMIPRAAVSADRIGEVLETESSVRPPENPVIKSAGRGELELRDVGFAYPGAEQPVLSGISFEARAGQTTAIIGSTGAGKTTLVNLFPRLFDASSGSVRIDGVDVRELHPELLWGHIGLVPQKPYLFSGTVRSNLLYGKPDASEDELWQALGIAQARDFVEEMEGGLDAPISQGGTNVSGGQRQRLAIARALVKQPELYVFDDSFSSLDTATDARLRQALKRSTSGATIVIIAQRVSSIVDADQILVLDDGRIVGRGTHAELLETSETYREIVSSQLAAEDAA; encoded by the coding sequence ATGCTCTGGAAGCTTCTCGTGCAGTACCTGCGGCCGCAGCGGCGGCTGCTGATCGCCGTCGTGGTTTTCCAGCTGGCGCAGTCCATCGCCTCGCTGTACCTGCCCACGCTGAATGCCGACATCATCGATGAAGGCGTGGCCAAGGGCGATACCGGCTACATCCTGCGGCTGGGCGGCGTCATGCTGCTCATCACGCTCTTGCAGATCGCCTGCGCCATCACCGCCGTGTATTTCGGCGCGAAGGCTGCCATGGCCGTGGGCCGGGACCTGCGCGGCGCCGTCTTCACAAGGGTGGGGGAGTTCTCCGAGCAGGAGGTCACGCGTTTCGGGGCGCCGAGTCTGATCACGCGCTCCACCAACGACGTCCAGCAGGTCCAGCAGTTGGTGCTGATGAGCTGCACCATGATGGTGGCCGCGCCCATGCTGAGCATCGGCGGCGTGATCATGGCCATCCAGCAAGACGTGCAGCTGTCCTGGCTGATCGCGGTCAGCGTGCCCGTGCTGTTGGTGTGCGTCGGGCTGATTGTGGTGCGGATGGTGCCGCTGTTCCGGCTCATGCAGCTGCGGATCGACACCGTGAACCGCGTCCTCCGCGAACAGCTCGCCGGCATCCGGGTGGTGCGGGCGTTCGTGCGCGAGGAGCTGGAGACGGCGCGCTTCGCCCAGGCCAACGACGACGTCACCGAGATGGCCCTGCGCGCCGGCCGGCTCATGGCGCTCATGTTCCCGGTGGTGATGCTGGTCCTGAACGTCTCCAGCGTCGCGGTGATCTGGTTCGGCTCGTTCCGGATCGAGGACGGCTCCATGCAGGTGGGCACGCTGATCGCCTTCCTCAGCTACCTCATGCAGATCCTGATGTCCGTCATGATGGCCACGTTCATGGCCGTGATGATCCCGCGCGCGGCCGTCTCGGCGGACCGGATCGGCGAGGTGCTGGAGACGGAGTCGAGCGTGCGGCCGCCGGAGAACCCGGTCATCAAGTCCGCCGGGCGCGGTGAGCTGGAACTGCGCGACGTCGGGTTCGCCTACCCGGGTGCCGAGCAGCCGGTCCTCTCCGGGATCAGCTTCGAGGCCCGCGCGGGGCAGACGACGGCGATCATCGGCAGCACCGGCGCCGGCAAGACCACTCTGGTGAACCTGTTCCCGCGGCTGTTCGACGCGAGCAGCGGTTCGGTGCGGATCGACGGCGTGGACGTCCGCGAGCTGCACCCCGAACTCCTCTGGGGGCACATCGGCCTAGTCCCGCAGAAGCCCTACCTGTTCTCCGGCACGGTGCGCAGCAACCTGCTGTACGGCAAACCGGACGCCAGCGAGGACGAACTCTGGCAGGCCCTCGGCATCGCCCAGGCGCGCGACTTCGTGGAGGAAATGGAGGGCGGCCTGGACGCGCCCATCTCGCAGGGCGGCACCAACGTCTCCGGCGGCCAGCGGCAGCGGCTCGCCATCGCCCGGGCGCTCGTGAAACAGCCCGAGCTCTACGTCTTCGACGATTCCTTCTCCTCCCTGGACACCGCCACCGACGCCCGGCTGCGCCAGGCCCTCAAACGCAGCACCTCCGGGGCCACCATCGTGATCATCGCGCAGCGCGTCTCCAGCATCGTCGATGCGGACCAGATATTAGTGCTCGACGACGGCAGGATCGTCGGGCGCGGAACGCACGCTGAGCTGCTGGAGACCTCCGAAACGTACCGGGAGATCGTCTCGTCCCAGCTGGCAGCGGAGGACGCGGCATGA
- a CDS encoding HAD family phosphatase: protein MEESGSPSRPSPGPSQAVYTDIDGTVTAYNTIFEFLRFDAADRSCAGEAEEFLAGLRSAASNGVPRSVTNARYFGWWRGRSVAEVKELGERWADLQAESPDTWPFLEPVASLLDAHAMSGRRIVAVTASFAPALVRVRRRWPQLELLCTAPRSAHGLYTGDIEEALVGDAKARAVAAHAAAHAVDLAASFAYGDHHSDLQFMALTGESLLVTPEPVTPEPVTPEPVTPGTLNAPAPVG, encoded by the coding sequence GTGGAAGAATCCGGAAGCCCGTCCCGCCCGTCCCCTGGACCGTCCCAGGCCGTCTACACCGACATCGACGGCACCGTCACCGCCTACAACACCATCTTCGAGTTCCTTCGCTTCGACGCCGCCGATCGCTCGTGCGCCGGGGAGGCCGAGGAATTCCTGGCGGGCCTGCGGTCCGCAGCGAGTAATGGTGTGCCGCGGTCCGTGACCAACGCCCGCTACTTCGGCTGGTGGCGCGGCCGGAGCGTCGCTGAGGTCAAGGAACTCGGCGAGCGCTGGGCGGATCTCCAGGCTGAATCACCGGACACGTGGCCCTTCCTGGAACCGGTGGCATCCCTTTTGGACGCCCACGCGATGTCCGGCCGGCGGATCGTTGCGGTGACGGCGTCGTTCGCTCCCGCGCTGGTGCGTGTCCGCCGCCGCTGGCCCCAGCTTGAACTCCTGTGCACCGCGCCCCGGTCCGCCCATGGCCTGTACACCGGCGACATCGAGGAAGCCCTGGTGGGGGACGCAAAGGCCCGGGCCGTCGCCGCCCATGCCGCCGCACACGCGGTGGACCTGGCAGCAAGCTTCGCCTACGGCGACCACCACTCGGATCTCCAGTTCATGGCTCTGACGGGCGAATCCCTTCTGGTCACACCCGAGCCGGTCACACCCGAGCCGGTCACACCCGAGCCGGTCACACCCGGGACGCTGAACGCTCCGGCGCCCGTGGGTTAA
- a CDS encoding AAA family ATPase: protein MRIGISGTYSSGKTFTSMALSHYTGLPRTRARTMREILPEAAPGKTLEECTAAELIQMIVTRHVERAVYEDKLSDGFISDGSSLQEWIYGSVRVSLGLNPSASAHLKPGETVEKTPELAFFEEVMASLGNSFKNHVRNSFDVFVHLKNELPLSADGHRPVNDEFRNMSDSILQQTMDELGIPFHVVSGSVEQRLEQIAALFSLEPRMSPADAARLASEEYAQLDVRSERERVLQ from the coding sequence GTGCGCATCGGCATTTCGGGTACCTATTCCTCGGGCAAGACGTTTACCTCCATGGCACTGTCCCATTACACGGGGCTGCCCCGGACCCGGGCCAGGACCATGCGGGAGATCCTCCCGGAGGCCGCCCCGGGCAAGACCCTCGAGGAATGCACCGCAGCGGAACTCATCCAGATGATCGTGACGCGCCACGTGGAACGGGCCGTGTACGAGGACAAGCTCTCGGATGGCTTCATCTCGGACGGTTCCTCCCTGCAGGAATGGATCTACGGATCTGTGCGGGTTTCCCTCGGACTGAATCCCAGCGCCTCGGCACATCTGAAGCCCGGGGAAACGGTGGAGAAGACGCCGGAACTGGCCTTCTTCGAAGAGGTGATGGCGAGCCTCGGCAACAGTTTCAAGAACCACGTGAGGAACTCCTTCGACGTGTTCGTGCACCTGAAGAACGAGCTCCCGCTCTCTGCCGACGGGCACCGCCCGGTCAACGACGAATTCCGGAACATGTCGGATTCGATCCTGCAGCAGACCATGGACGAACTGGGCATCCCGTTCCACGTGGTGTCCGGTTCAGTGGAGCAACGCCTCGAACAGATCGCCGCATTGTTCAGCCTCGAGCCCCGCATGAGTCCGGCGGATGCCGCACGTCTGGCCTCCGAGGAATATGCACAGTTGGATGTCCGCTCCGAACGTGAGCGCGTCCTGCAGTAA